The Rhodothermus marinus DSM 4252 DNA segment CCGGGCGTGGCCGTCGGCTCCTTCCGGCGGTCACGCCCACAGCGCCAGCAGCCACCCCGCCAGCGCTCCCCCCAGCACCAGCCAGGCGGCATTCACCCGGAAGCGGAGCGTCGCCACGGCCGCCGTCAGTGCAATCGCCCAGGCCGGCCAGGAAAGCAGCGTCGCCCGTCCCAGCTCCACGATCACGACCGCCATCAAGGCCACGGCCGACACGTTGACCGCGTCCAGAAAGGCCGAAAGCCATCGAGAGGCGCGCAGCTTCGGGATCAGTGGATTGAGCACCCCCACGAAAAGGAACGAAGGCAAAAAAATGCCCGCCGTAGCCGCAACGGCGCCCGGCCACCCGGCAATCACATAGCCGATAAACGTGGCCGTCGTGAGCACCGGTCCCGGCGTAAACTGCCCGATCGCAACGGCATCGAGCAGTTGCGCCTGCGTCAGCCAGCCATAATCCTGCACCAGCCCGCCTTCAAGGAAGGCCACCAGCACATAGCCGCTGCCGTACAACACGGCCCCGACTTTGAGGAAAAACAGAAACAGCTTGCCGAGCGAAACGCCTGCCGCTGCGCCCGCCCCGCCCGTTCCCAGCGCAACTCCGAGCGAATCCTTGAGCGAGGGCCATAGCGCGAGGCCTCCCGATCCGGCCGCCGAACGCTCCGGGGTGGGTGCGATCCGCAGCCAGAACATTCCCAACACACCCCCGCCCAGCAGGGCCAGCACCTCGTTCAGTCCGGCCCCTGTGGCCCCGGCCACCGCCAGCCCGATCACCGCCAGCCGAACCCCGCGCACAGCCTGACGACCAATCCGCCAGACGGCCCCCAGTATAATGGCCAGTACGGCGGGCTTGATGCCCTGCAACAGCGGGGCCATCTCGGGCACGTTTCCGAACCGCACGTACAACCATCCCAGCAACCCCGTAATCAGCGCCGCAGGGAGGATGAAGCAGACGCCAGCGACCACAAGCCCCCGCCAGCCGGCCCGTTCGTAGCCCAGGTGCATGGCCATTTCGGTCGAATTGGGACCGGGGATCAGGTTGGTGGCGCCGACGAGATCCAGGAAGTGCTGCCGGGAAACCCATCGGCGACGCACCACGCATTCTTCCTCCATCATGGCAATGTGCGCGGCCGGCCCGCCAAAAGCG contains these protein-coding regions:
- the chrA gene encoding chromate efflux transporter; its protein translation is MSTSPSGALREVAGLFLKLGLIAFGGPAAHIAMMEEECVVRRRWVSRQHFLDLVGATNLIPGPNSTEMAMHLGYERAGWRGLVVAGVCFILPAALITGLLGWLYVRFGNVPEMAPLLQGIKPAVLAIILGAVWRIGRQAVRGVRLAVIGLAVAGATGAGLNEVLALLGGGVLGMFWLRIAPTPERSAAGSGGLALWPSLKDSLGVALGTGGAGAAAGVSLGKLFLFFLKVGAVLYGSGYVLVAFLEGGLVQDYGWLTQAQLLDAVAIGQFTPGPVLTTATFIGYVIAGWPGAVAATAGIFLPSFLFVGVLNPLIPKLRASRWLSAFLDAVNVSAVALMAVVIVELGRATLLSWPAWAIALTAAVATLRFRVNAAWLVLGGALAGWLLALWA